The Deltaproteobacteria bacterium genome includes a region encoding these proteins:
- a CDS encoding biopolymer transporter ExbD yields MISIRHTLRGSAKTAEVNMAPLIDLVFLLLIFFLVTTSFVKETGVDVQRPQASTATLKEAGNILVGVSSEGKVYLESKEIDIRSVRAHIERSLAENPEGAVVIVADKESNTGVVIQVMDQCRLAGAQNVSIAASRTDGEG; encoded by the coding sequence GTGATCAGCATTCGACACACCCTGCGCGGCAGCGCCAAGACCGCCGAAGTCAACATGGCTCCGCTCATCGACCTGGTCTTCCTGCTGCTCATCTTCTTTCTGGTGACCACGAGCTTCGTCAAGGAAACCGGCGTTGACGTCCAGCGCCCCCAAGCCTCCACGGCCACCCTCAAGGAGGCAGGCAACATCCTTGTCGGCGTGTCTTCCGAAGGAAAAGTCTACCTGGAATCCAAGGAAATCGACATCCGAAGCGTCCGCGCCCACATCGAGCGATCCCTGGCCGAAAACCCCGAGGGCGCCGTGGTCATCGTCGCCGACAAGGAGAGCAACACCGGCGTGGTCATCCAGGTCATGGACCAGTGTCGCCTAGCCGGGGCTCAAAACGTCAGCATCGCCGCGTCCAGGACCGACGGAGAGGGTTGA
- a CDS encoding MotA/TolQ/ExbB proton channel family protein, protein MNLIGATFEYLRPGGLIMLPLIGASCWMWVLIIERALWFGGQARRDVTLVQAVDALRGRPLPPDSRGLRADLVRQYLNERTGRADIDRRILERHAMRARPLIWGSLSVIATLAAVAPLFGLLGTVTGMITTFDVISLFGTGNAKAMAGGISEALITTQSGLLAAIPGLFMSVFLYRRATRLQGRLDETISVLKRCL, encoded by the coding sequence ATGAACCTGATAGGCGCCACCTTCGAATATCTCCGCCCCGGCGGGTTGATCATGCTCCCCCTCATCGGCGCGTCCTGCTGGATGTGGGTATTGATCATTGAGCGGGCCCTCTGGTTCGGCGGCCAGGCCCGCCGGGACGTCACCCTCGTTCAGGCCGTGGACGCCTTGCGCGGCCGGCCCCTGCCCCCGGATTCCCGGGGCCTGCGCGCCGATCTGGTCAGACAGTATCTGAATGAGCGCACCGGACGAGCCGACATCGACCGCCGCATCCTTGAACGCCATGCCATGCGGGCCCGTCCCCTCATCTGGGGCTCCCTGTCCGTCATCGCCACCCTGGCCGCCGTGGCCCCCCTGTTCGGCCTGCTCGGCACTGTGACCGGCATGATCACGACCTTCGACGTCATTTCCCTGTTCGGCACCGGCAACGCCAAGGCCATGGCCGGAGGCATCTCCGAAGCCCTCATCACCACCCAGAGCGGTCTTCTGGCCGCCATACCCGGACTGTTCATGAGCGTCTTCCTGTATCGCCGGGCCACCCGCCTCCAAGGCCGTCTCGATGAAACCATATCCGTCCTGAAGAGGTGTCTGTGA
- a CDS encoding MotA/TolQ/ExbB proton channel family protein → MTALLGLVLGLSLALSVRAEDMRAAARKAKAEYEAAGAAHRDNQQRIREDKKALEGEVGTLEREVSALAVELETINEETRNLAVLKVELEAQRSDSELGLRELTGSLRVAARDLDAALTQSPLTALHPERRGSLTPLMDKDRFPDLADAARMTELLFEEMEYSGEVSLQEIPFIGRDGQTVSGDVLVVGPFTAAYRTDTETGFLRYSEDTAQFFALAALPDWLVRRSLNRYFDGRAEALPMDITGGAALRQIVHTNSLADQIRNGGLLIWPILAIAAMALLMTVERTIFLKRVHDNADRVMGKVNALARQGRWAECDDMVREKKDRPVYNVLKAGLAARGESRETLESILQEAILKELPRLERLLPMLNMLGAVAPLLGLLGTVTGMIATFHVITLHGTGDPRMMSGGISEALVTTMFGLAVAIPIMLAHTFLSRNVNHIVGDMEEKAVALTNIIYRESTCTCRP, encoded by the coding sequence ATGACGGCCCTTCTCGGACTTGTCCTCGGGCTTAGCCTGGCTCTGTCTGTCCGGGCCGAGGACATGCGTGCCGCCGCTAGGAAGGCCAAAGCGGAATACGAAGCCGCCGGCGCCGCCCATCGGGACAATCAGCAGCGCATCCGGGAGGACAAGAAAGCCCTTGAGGGGGAGGTCGGCACCCTGGAACGAGAGGTCTCCGCCCTGGCCGTCGAACTGGAAACCATCAACGAGGAAACCAGAAACCTGGCTGTTCTGAAAGTGGAACTGGAAGCCCAACGATCGGACAGTGAACTTGGCCTGCGCGAACTGACCGGCTCCCTGCGGGTGGCGGCCCGCGATCTGGACGCCGCCCTGACGCAGTCCCCCCTCACGGCTCTCCACCCCGAGCGCAGGGGCAGCCTGACGCCCCTCATGGACAAGGACCGTTTTCCGGATCTTGCCGACGCGGCCCGCATGACCGAACTCCTGTTCGAAGAAATGGAATACTCCGGCGAAGTGTCCCTGCAGGAAATCCCCTTTATTGGACGCGACGGTCAGACCGTGAGCGGAGACGTTCTGGTCGTCGGCCCATTCACCGCCGCATACCGCACGGACACAGAAACGGGTTTTCTGCGCTATTCCGAGGACACGGCCCAATTTTTCGCCCTCGCGGCCCTGCCCGACTGGCTCGTGCGCCGATCCCTGAACCGGTATTTCGATGGACGGGCCGAGGCCTTGCCCATGGACATCACCGGCGGGGCGGCCCTGCGCCAGATCGTGCACACGAACTCCCTGGCCGATCAGATCAGAAACGGCGGCCTCCTGATCTGGCCCATCCTGGCCATCGCCGCCATGGCCCTGCTCATGACCGTGGAGCGGACTATTTTTCTGAAGCGGGTCCACGACAATGCCGACCGGGTGATGGGCAAGGTCAACGCCCTGGCCAGGCAGGGACGCTGGGCCGAATGCGACGACATGGTCAGGGAAAAAAAGGACCGTCCCGTCTACAACGTCCTCAAGGCCGGCTTGGCCGCCCGCGGGGAGAGTCGCGAAACCCTGGAGAGCATCCTGCAGGAAGCCATCCTCAAGGAACTGCCCAGGCTGGAGCGCTTACTACCCATGCTGAACATGCTCGGGGCCGTGGCCCCGCTCCTGGGCCTGCTGGGCACGGTGACCGGAATGATCGCCACCTTCCACGTCATCACCCTGCACGGCACCGGGGACCCCCGCATGATGTCCGGAGGCATCTCCGAGGCCCTGGTCACGACCATGTTCGGGCTGGCCGTGGCCATTCCCATCATGCTCGCCCACACCTTTCTCAGCCGCAACGTGAACCATATCGTCGGAGACATGGAGGAAAAGGCCGTGGCCCTCACCAACATCATCTACCGCGAATCGACCTGCACCTGCCGGCCATGA
- a CDS encoding DUF3450 domain-containing protein → MICNQLIGIKMTRNKYRPPFIIIIGIFLCLSIVTSASGQADAPAKVQQTMEQAIEIRQQTQGQSDEWAGRKQELQARHDFLLKEKGRLQSAVALAKERRNLEAKLVAEIRRGIEGATEYERDLMPFLEMTLARLEETVSRDLPFLLQERSQRLSALREVLVRPDATAAEKMRRFMEALQVEAEYGRSVEVYQDTINMDGASHLVDVLRLGRVSLFCRTPDGSVVGRFDPVTRQFVSLPAGTHEKVARAMEVARRERTAELLELPIGRIEIQ, encoded by the coding sequence ATGATTTGCAACCAACTGATCGGAATCAAAATGACAAGAAACAAGTATCGTCCGCCATTCATCATTATCATCGGCATCTTCCTGTGCCTGAGTATTGTCACGTCCGCATCCGGGCAAGCCGACGCTCCCGCCAAGGTGCAACAGACCATGGAGCAGGCCATCGAAATCCGGCAACAAACCCAGGGGCAGTCCGACGAATGGGCGGGCCGAAAACAGGAGCTCCAGGCCAGACATGACTTTCTCCTGAAAGAGAAGGGCCGTCTGCAGTCCGCCGTCGCCTTGGCCAAGGAAAGGCGCAACCTCGAGGCCAAGCTCGTGGCCGAGATACGCCGAGGCATCGAGGGCGCGACGGAATACGAGCGAGATCTCATGCCTTTTCTGGAGATGACCTTGGCCCGGCTGGAGGAAACCGTTTCGAGAGACCTCCCGTTTCTGCTCCAGGAACGATCCCAACGTCTATCCGCCCTGAGAGAGGTGCTTGTCCGTCCCGACGCCACGGCCGCCGAAAAAATGCGCCGGTTCATGGAGGCTCTGCAGGTCGAGGCCGAGTACGGCCGTAGCGTCGAGGTCTACCAGGACACGATCAACATGGACGGCGCCTCCCACCTCGTCGATGTCCTGCGCCTCGGTCGGGTCAGCCTCTTCTGCCGGACCCCCGACGGCAGCGTGGTCGGTCGTTTCGACCCGGTCACCCGACAATTCGTGTCCCTGCCCGCCGGCACCCACGAGAAAGTGGCCAGGGCCATGGAAGTGGCTCGGCGCGAACGTACGGCAGAACTCCTTGAACTCCCCATCGGAAGGATCGAGATCCAATGA
- a CDS encoding cation ABC transporter substrate-binding protein, whose translation MLRNTSTFIISPSLFLLILMAMSISLPSAWGKPLTIVTSIVPQEYFVERIAGPDARIVAMVRPGSSPASYEPSPEQMSSLAEASVFFAIGVPFEKAWLPRMRAANPNLLVVDMARDIRRRAIAGHGHEHSHANEIADPHVWLSPPLVRVMAQTIRDILQELDPDNSSLYAANYIDFIREINNLDLKIIDIFARTPSGNRHFLVFHPSWGYFAASYGLEQRAIEHHGKEPGPKDLADILVEARKHGIKVVFAQPEFSSRSTEILARDLGGQVVSVSPLSRDWPENLLQAAKAFSSGIR comes from the coding sequence ATGCTCCGCAACACATCGACATTCATTATCAGCCCATCCCTGTTCCTGCTCATCCTCATGGCCATGTCGATTTCTTTGCCGTCCGCCTGGGGCAAGCCCCTGACCATCGTGACCAGCATCGTTCCTCAGGAGTATTTCGTGGAGCGAATCGCCGGGCCTGATGCACGGATCGTGGCCATGGTCCGTCCCGGGTCCAGTCCGGCATCCTACGAACCTTCTCCGGAACAGATGTCGTCACTGGCCGAAGCCTCGGTCTTTTTCGCCATCGGGGTTCCCTTCGAGAAGGCCTGGTTGCCCAGAATGCGGGCCGCCAATCCAAATTTGCTCGTCGTTGACATGGCTCGAGACATCCGGCGCCGGGCAATTGCCGGTCATGGTCACGAGCACTCCCACGCGAATGAAATCGCCGACCCACATGTCTGGCTCTCGCCCCCTCTCGTTCGGGTCATGGCTCAGACCATTCGGGATATTCTTCAGGAACTGGATCCGGACAACTCCAGCCTCTATGCTGCCAACTATATTGATTTCATAAGAGAAATTAACAATTTGGATCTTAAAATCATAGATATTTTCGCCAGAACCCCGAGTGGAAACCGCCATTTTCTCGTGTTTCATCCATCCTGGGGGTACTTTGCCGCCAGCTACGGGCTCGAACAGCGCGCCATCGAACATCATGGAAAGGAGCCAGGTCCCAAGGATCTTGCCGACATTTTGGTCGAAGCCAGGAAACACGGCATCAAGGTCGTCTTTGCCCAACCCGAATTCTCCAGCCGGAGCACCGAGATTCTCGCCCGGGACCTCGGGGGTCAGGTGGTCTCCGTCAGCCCCTTGTCCCGGGATTGGCCCGAGAATCTCCTCCAGGCGGCCAAGGCCTTTTCGTCCGGTATCCGATAG
- a CDS encoding DUF4198 domain-containing protein, whose translation MKRTIGFLIGMALMIATPAAAHFQMIYTPEAALTSGGELDLKLVFCHPFEAGHTMDMGKPLEFFMVHKEQKTDLMKDLKPITWMSETNSGAAWEAKVKARKMGDFVFCLVPEPYFESKEDAYIQQITKVIVNNAGMPTDWDAAVGLPAEIVALDKPYALWTGNVFRGVVLGDGKPVPNAEIEVEYLNHPPVPGKNTFQKEPLVVAPQDAFVTMTIKADANGQFCFGIPKAGWWGFAALGVGPMDKYKGKENSQDAVIWVKAVDMK comes from the coding sequence ATGAAAAGGACAATCGGTTTTCTGATCGGCATGGCCCTTATGATCGCCACCCCGGCTGCGGCCCATTTTCAGATGATTTACACCCCCGAGGCCGCCTTGACCAGCGGCGGCGAGCTCGACCTGAAACTCGTCTTCTGCCACCCCTTTGAAGCCGGGCACACCATGGACATGGGCAAGCCTCTGGAGTTCTTCATGGTCCACAAAGAGCAGAAGACCGACCTCATGAAGGACCTCAAGCCCATCACCTGGATGAGCGAGACCAATTCCGGGGCCGCCTGGGAAGCCAAGGTCAAGGCCCGGAAGATGGGCGACTTCGTGTTCTGCCTGGTGCCCGAACCCTACTTCGAGTCCAAGGAGGACGCCTACATCCAGCAGATCACCAAGGTAATCGTCAACAATGCCGGAATGCCCACGGACTGGGATGCCGCCGTTGGATTGCCAGCCGAGATCGTCGCCCTGGACAAGCCTTACGCCCTGTGGACCGGAAACGTCTTCCGCGGCGTTGTCCTGGGTGACGGAAAACCCGTGCCCAACGCCGAAATCGAAGTAGAATACCTGAACCATCCCCCTGTCCCCGGGAAAAACACCTTCCAGAAGGAGCCGCTGGTGGTTGCCCCTCAGGATGCCTTTGTGACCATGACCATCAAGGCCGACGCCAACGGTCAATTCTGTTTCGGCATCCCCAAGGCCGGGTGGTGGGGCTTCGCCGCCCTCGGTGTCGGACCCATGGACAAATACAAGGGCAAGGAGAATTCGCAAGACGCCGTTATCTGGGTCAAGGCCGTGGACATGAAATAG
- the feoB gene encoding ferrous iron transport protein B, which yields MSEKRRLVALAGQPNCGKSTVFNGLTGASQHVANYPGVTVDKMSGSYRFKGQKVEVVDLPGTYSLTSYSPEERVARDFILHEHPSVVVNVMDASNLKRSLYLTFQLLEMNVPLVVNLNMMDVAEEAGMRINVDALSGILGVPVVLTTMKKKQGREELFETIDTFSEQEKHDTAVRLDYKEMEPFFREIQDILETETSLETDYPLRWVAIKLMEGDEEIYDIIGRHHADAAGFLADVDSMRQSFEERFGVAPEIHIARCRYRLADEIFAASVAVEGQGKVPLTEKIDRIVCHKILGPIVLVGIIWLLYYLSIVQGYNLTNYTWPLLAKIRSLTEAITPAPGFIDIPLIRSFSLWFVDSVNALLNYVPIFFILFGLIAVLEDSGYMARMAFIMDRLLNQFGLHGQSTLPMVLGGVYVGGCAVPGVMACKGIPDERSRFATILTIPMLNCLAKVPLYVLLINIYFAEHKGWAMLFISTISILLVLPVAKILTLTVLKGKETAPFVMEMPAYHMPTIRGVLGRAVERVWLFLKKITTIVAAVAVILFVLLQFPGLGPEREAHYEAQKTTAIDAFQKAIENTSFAGALSGDQVMPFIIYWEDFASAKMAAGRGKGDDLKTQFEQRNPIFFQVVSRQGAEGKTAFNAAKKLVQTRKMLLMEMRKERIDNSFLGRAGKFMEPMTQWAGFNWRVNVALLSALAAKESSVATLGALYDQGEEGAQTLEERMGSQEAGFTPLHALALMLFMVLYPPCLATAIAVKLQTGSAKWMLFSMGYPMALGLGVAVLIFTGGSALGLSGLQAMFAFYGLALTFTVAMGFVRDREQVSTRFPGKACWEKK from the coding sequence ATGAGCGAAAAACGGCGGCTCGTCGCCTTGGCCGGACAGCCAAATTGCGGCAAGTCTACTGTTTTCAACGGATTGACCGGCGCCAGCCAGCATGTGGCCAACTACCCCGGCGTCACCGTGGACAAGATGTCCGGCAGCTACCGGTTCAAGGGGCAGAAGGTCGAGGTCGTCGATCTGCCGGGGACCTATAGCCTGACCTCATACTCGCCGGAAGAGCGGGTGGCCAGGGATTTCATCCTCCACGAGCACCCCTCGGTGGTCGTGAACGTCATGGACGCGTCAAATCTGAAGCGCTCCCTGTACCTGACGTTTCAGCTCCTCGAGATGAACGTCCCATTGGTCGTGAACCTGAACATGATGGACGTGGCCGAAGAGGCCGGCATGCGGATCAATGTCGATGCCCTGTCCGGAATCCTCGGTGTCCCTGTCGTGCTCACGACCATGAAGAAGAAGCAGGGTCGGGAGGAACTGTTCGAAACCATCGACACGTTTTCCGAACAGGAAAAGCACGACACGGCCGTGCGGCTGGACTACAAGGAAATGGAGCCTTTTTTCCGCGAGATTCAGGACATTCTCGAAACGGAAACGTCTCTTGAAACCGACTACCCTCTCCGATGGGTGGCCATAAAGCTGATGGAGGGCGACGAGGAAATCTACGACATCATCGGCAGACACCACGCCGATGCCGCCGGGTTTCTGGCTGACGTCGACAGTATGCGGCAAAGCTTCGAGGAACGGTTTGGCGTGGCCCCAGAAATCCACATCGCCCGTTGCCGATACCGTCTGGCCGACGAGATCTTTGCCGCCAGCGTGGCCGTGGAAGGCCAAGGAAAAGTGCCCCTGACCGAAAAAATCGACCGCATCGTCTGCCACAAGATCCTGGGCCCCATCGTCCTCGTCGGTATCATCTGGCTCTTGTACTACCTGTCCATTGTCCAGGGGTACAACCTTACCAACTACACCTGGCCGCTGCTGGCCAAGATCAGGTCATTGACCGAGGCGATCACCCCCGCCCCGGGATTCATCGACATCCCCCTGATCCGATCGTTTTCCCTGTGGTTCGTGGACAGCGTCAACGCCCTGCTCAACTACGTGCCCATTTTCTTCATTCTCTTCGGGCTCATCGCCGTGCTGGAGGACAGTGGATACATGGCCAGGATGGCCTTTATCATGGACAGGCTCCTCAACCAGTTCGGACTGCACGGACAGTCCACCCTGCCCATGGTCCTCGGCGGGGTCTACGTGGGCGGATGCGCCGTTCCGGGCGTCATGGCCTGCAAGGGCATCCCGGACGAGCGTTCGCGATTTGCCACGATTCTCACCATCCCCATGCTGAACTGCCTGGCCAAGGTTCCTCTCTATGTTCTACTGATCAATATCTACTTTGCCGAGCACAAAGGCTGGGCCATGCTCTTCATTTCAACCATCAGCATCCTCCTTGTTCTGCCCGTGGCCAAGATCCTGACCTTGACCGTGCTCAAGGGTAAGGAAACGGCCCCCTTTGTCATGGAAATGCCAGCCTATCATATGCCGACGATCCGTGGGGTGCTCGGACGAGCCGTCGAGAGGGTCTGGCTGTTCTTGAAAAAGATCACCACCATCGTGGCGGCCGTGGCGGTCATTCTTTTCGTCCTCCTCCAGTTTCCGGGCCTCGGCCCCGAGCGGGAGGCCCACTATGAGGCGCAAAAAACAACGGCCATCGACGCGTTCCAGAAGGCGATCGAAAACACTTCTTTTGCCGGTGCCCTGTCCGGCGATCAGGTCATGCCCTTTATCATCTACTGGGAAGACTTCGCCTCGGCCAAGATGGCGGCCGGTAGAGGAAAGGGCGACGACCTGAAGACACAATTCGAGCAACGAAACCCCATCTTTTTCCAGGTCGTCAGCCGTCAGGGCGCCGAAGGAAAGACCGCCTTCAATGCGGCCAAAAAGCTGGTCCAGACCAGAAAAATGCTCCTCATGGAGATGCGAAAGGAACGTATCGACAACAGCTTTCTGGGCCGGGCCGGCAAATTCATGGAACCCATGACCCAGTGGGCTGGCTTCAATTGGCGGGTCAACGTGGCCCTGCTGAGTGCCTTGGCGGCCAAGGAGAGCAGCGTGGCCACCCTGGGAGCCCTCTACGACCAAGGGGAGGAAGGGGCCCAGACCCTGGAAGAGAGGATGGGCAGCCAGGAGGCCGGCTTCACCCCGTTGCACGCCCTGGCCCTGATGCTCTTCATGGTCCTGTACCCGCCTTGTCTGGCCACGGCCATCGCCGTGAAACTCCAGACGGGATCGGCCAAATGGATGCTCTTCTCCATGGGCTATCCCATGGCCCTCGGGCTCGGGGTGGCCGTGCTGATCTTTACCGGCGGCTCGGCCCTAGGGCTGAGCGGACTGCAAGCCATGTTTGCCTTCTACGGCCTGGCTCTCACTTTTACTGTGGCCATGGGCTTTGTGCGGGACCGGGAGCAGGTTTCCACCCGGTTTCCGGGCAAGGCCTGCTGGGAAAAAAAGTAA
- a CDS encoding ferrous iron transport protein A — MGETEMSTLDQMTPGTSCRISSLSARDKLGQRLLDMGVYPGLEIKVIRNAPLNDPMEVELDGYCVNLRHSEARLVMVDSL; from the coding sequence ATGGGGGAAACGGAAATGTCCACTCTCGACCAAATGACTCCCGGCACCTCATGCCGAATTTCGAGTCTCTCGGCCCGTGACAAGCTGGGCCAGCGGCTCTTGGACATGGGGGTCTATCCTGGGCTGGAAATCAAGGTCATTCGAAACGCGCCCTTGAACGATCCGATGGAGGTCGAACTGGACGGCTATTGCGTCAACCTCCGGCACTCTGAAGCCCGGCTGGTGATGGTGGACAGTCTATGA
- a CDS encoding GGDEF domain-containing protein, whose protein sequence is MGMVIRIALTILAIQTPYMVILFVCHRFGMKLLSELLFLWFFTVLVLIIPISKIGLNWIFGREIRTMHEFVRALIAGGAYLPLAVPDQKEEEEELVQLKRDLNNLARVLKESRSRIGQRMTEARRDALKYRELACMDALTKVFNRRAFDMEINARIEASDRTGARFYLLVIDLDDFKRTNDTHGHQAGDLILEFMGKVLRDCTRGDDDFPFRFGGDEFGLILAEQDRGRVLAVAERIHERFQENPYGVKASVGGCVYAGNTSGGGPEKLIRAADEALYAVKMEKKLKTSTGCHSTIIVA, encoded by the coding sequence ATGGGCATGGTAATCAGAATCGCTTTAACCATCCTCGCCATACAGACGCCATATATGGTGATTCTTTTCGTCTGCCACAGGTTCGGCATGAAATTGCTGTCTGAACTCCTGTTTCTCTGGTTTTTCACAGTCCTGGTATTGATAATCCCAATCTCAAAAATCGGTCTCAACTGGATCTTTGGTCGCGAGATCAGGACCATGCACGAATTCGTCCGGGCCCTCATTGCCGGAGGGGCGTATTTACCCCTCGCCGTTCCGGACCAAAAGGAAGAAGAGGAAGAGCTCGTCCAACTCAAAAGAGATCTGAACAATTTGGCCAGGGTGCTGAAGGAATCACGATCGAGGATCGGCCAACGCATGACCGAGGCCAGACGAGACGCATTGAAATACCGCGAGCTGGCCTGCATGGATGCTCTGACGAAAGTCTTCAACCGACGGGCCTTCGACATGGAAATCAACGCCCGAATCGAAGCCTCAGACCGAACCGGTGCCCGCTTCTACCTCCTCGTCATCGACCTGGACGACTTCAAGCGGACCAACGACACGCACGGTCACCAAGCTGGCGACTTGATCCTCGAATTCATGGGCAAAGTCTTGCGCGACTGCACCAGGGGGGATGACGATTTCCCCTTTCGCTTCGGCGGCGACGAGTTTGGCCTGATCCTGGCCGAGCAGGACAGGGGCCGGGTCCTGGCCGTGGCCGAGCGAATTCATGAACGATTCCAAGAGAATCCATACGGGGTCAAGGCCAGCGTCGGCGGATGCGTGTACGCGGGCAACACATCAGGAGGAGGGCCAGAAAAATTGATCCGCGCGGCCGACGAGGCCCTGTACGCCGTGAAGATGGAAAAAAAATTAAAAACATCGACGGGATGTCACAGCACCATCATTGTGGCCTGA
- a CDS encoding HD domain-containing protein yields MYTTSCNFSQSRPFILRECEGNPTDDGICPAFVACSEILHDFSESLGLAIDARDPRTMQHSKQVADISLILSKAIGLDDDCAKTIHVAGHLHDIGKIATPDSILHKNGPLDEDEWARMREHPVVGARIVAPVHLYRGRNSIHDCILHHHERYDGKGYPAGLQGRDIPLGARIIAVADTTSAMIQDRSYRQGKTMPEVRAEILNNVRTQFCPVVVKAFVSVVERIEAYLSQDMNGISKLFAKFPVDGE; encoded by the coding sequence ATGTACACGACATCATGCAATTTTTCACAGTCAAGGCCATTCATACTTCGTGAGTGTGAAGGCAATCCAACGGATGACGGCATTTGCCCGGCTTTTGTGGCCTGCTCGGAAATCTTGCATGATTTTTCCGAATCTCTTGGCCTGGCCATCGACGCAAGGGATCCTCGGACCATGCAGCATTCCAAGCAGGTCGCCGACATTTCCCTGATCCTGTCCAAGGCTATCGGCTTGGATGATGACTGCGCAAAAACCATTCACGTGGCTGGACATCTTCACGATATAGGCAAAATAGCGACACCCGACTCGATCTTGCACAAAAATGGACCTCTTGACGAGGATGAATGGGCTCGGATGAGGGAACACCCTGTCGTAGGGGCCCGAATAGTTGCCCCTGTCCATCTGTACCGGGGAAGAAACAGCATCCACGACTGCATCCTTCACCACCATGAACGATATGACGGCAAGGGGTATCCAGCCGGGCTCCAAGGCCGGGACATCCCCTTGGGTGCCAGAATCATCGCCGTGGCCGACACGACTTCGGCCATGATCCAAGACCGGTCCTATCGGCAGGGCAAAACCATGCCCGAGGTCCGAGCCGAAATTTTGAACAACGTACGCACCCAGTTCTGCCCCGTGGTCGTCAAGGCCTTTGTCAGTGTTGTCGAAAGGATCGAGGCCTACTTGAGCCAGGACATGAACGGAATTTCAAAGCTCTTCGCCAAGTTCCCGGTTGACGGCGAGTAA